One Haladaptatus paucihalophilus DX253 genomic window, GGGACGATGCACGCCTGCGGTCACGACTCCCACATGACGTGGGGGTTGGCGACGCTCGAAGCCATCGCGGAGAGCGACTTCGAGGGGACGCTCGTCGTCTTCTTCCAACCCGCCGAGGAGGTGTCGGGTGGCGGCCACCCGATGGCGGAGAGTCGGTTCGCCGACGACCTCGATTACCTCTTTGCCGTCCACGTCGGATTGGACCATCCGACCGGCGAGGTCGTCGCCGGAATCGAGCGACCGCTCGCCATGTGCCACGTCGACGTGACGTTCGAGGGGACCTCCGCACACGCCGGAAAAGCGCCGCAGGACGGCGATAACGCGATGCAGGCGCTCGGAACCGCCATCCAGAACGCCTACGCGATTCCGCGGCACGAGGACGGGATGACCCGCGTCAACCTCGGATGGGCGGAAGCCGGGACGTCGAGCAACGTCATCGCCGATTTCGCACACATCGAAGCGGAGGCGCGCGGCGAGACGACCGAACTCATGGAGTACATGCAATCCCGCCTGAACCGGACGCTCGAAACCGCCGCCGAGATGCACGGCTGTGACGTTGACATTGACGTGCGGAGTAAATCCCCCCGCGCGGACAGCGACCCCGAACTCGCCGACGTCGTGGCGAACGTCGCCCGCGACGCCGATGGCGTCGAGTCGGTCCTCCCGGCCGCGGACTTCGGCGCGAGCGAGGACGCCACGTTCCTGATGCGACGGGTACAGGAGAACGGCGGTCTCGCCACGTATCTCATCGTCGGCACCGACCACCCGACGAGCCATCACACGCCGACGTTCGACGTCGACGAACGGAGCCTCGAAATCGGCGTGGACGTGTTGGTCGAATCCATCCGTTCCGTCCCGGGGACCGAAGCGTGAACTCCGAACGGACGAACGACCAGGACGTGTACCCGTCCGCCGACGATATCGTGGGCGTGAACGACGTGAACGCCGCTCGAACGCGTCTCGACGGCGTGATTCACCGGACGCCGCTCGACCGCTCGACGACGTTCGCGGAGCGAAGCGGGGCGGCCTCTGTGGGCCTCAAACTGGAGAACATGCAACGAACGGGGTCGTTCAAGAGTCGCGGCGCGTACAACACGATGGCGCAGTTGTCGTCGTCTGAGCGCGAGCGCGGCGTCGTCGCGTCGAGCGCGGGCAATCACGCGCAGGGCGTCGCCTTTGCCGGGGGATTGCTCGGCATCGACACGACCATCGTCGTCCCCGAGGTGACCCCCTCCGCGAAGATAGAAGCGACCAGAGGATACGGCGCGGAAGTCCTCGTCGAAGGCGATATCTACGAACGGTCCTACGAGCACGCCCTCGAACTCGCGGACGAGGAGGGGTTGCGATTCGTCCACCCGTTCAACGACGAGGAGATAATCGCGGGACAGGGAACCGTCGGCCTCGAACTGCTCGACCAGTATCCGGAACTGGATACCGTCCTCGTCTCCATCGGCGGCGGCGGCCTGATTTCGGGAATCGCAACCGTTCTCAAGGCGCACGACCCGGACATCCGTGTCGTCGGCGTGCAACCGGAGGGCGCGTTCCACGCCAAGCCGTCGCTCGAACGAGACGAAATCCACGAACTGTCGGGCGTGGACACCGTGGCCGAAGGCATCGCCGACACTCGACTGCTCGACAAGACCTTCGCCGTCATCCGCGAGCGAGTGGACGACGTGGTGAGCGTCAGCGACCGCGAGATGAGCGTCGCCGTCGCGCTCCTCGCCGAGCGGGCGAAAACGGTCGCGGAAACCGCTGGCGCAGCGCCGCTCGCGGCGCTGCTCTCCGGCGCGGTGGACGTCACGAACGAACACGTCGCGGTAATCGTCTCCGGGGGCAACGTGAACCTCTCCGACCACGCCGAGCGTACCCGCTCCGGTTTGATGCGACTCGGCCGGTACGCGGAGGCTCGCCTCTCGGTCGCGGACTGGCCGAGCGGACTCGACGCGCTCACTGAAACCCTCGAACGACACGGCGCGGAACTGGAGGAACTGGAGCGGGCGCGCCGAACCGACGCGGACGACCCGAATCGAACGCCGGTGACCATCGGCGTGGCGGGAGGCGGACGGGACCATCTTTCGACGGTGTTCGACGCGCTGGACGACCGGGACGGCATCGCGGTGGAGAACGGTCCGTTGGACGGGTGAAGTCGGTCGCAAATCGTCGTCGGGCGGCGATTCGACCGCCGGAATTCGGTTCGAACCTTTTAGGCCGGTTTCGCGGACGGCGTTCCCGCCGCCTCGATGGCTTCGTTCAGGATGCCGACGCCGAGTTCGATTTCGCGCTCTGTCGAGTCCAGCGGCGGGAGGAGCCGGATTGTCTTCGACCCACAGCCGAGGGTGAGGAGTCCGCGTTTCAGCGCTTCGCGGACGACATCATCGCGTCGGTCCGCGGTATCGAACTCCACGGCGAGCATCAGCCCTTTTCCGCGCACGTCATCGACGTGTGCCGGTGCGCCATCGCGGAGCAACTCCTTAGCTTGCCTGCCGCGTTCCGTCGCGTTGTCGAGCAGGTCGTACTCCTCGATGGCTTCGAGCGTGAACGCGCCCTGCATCGACGCGAGGAGGTCGCCGCCGCCGAACGTCGACCCCAGACGGTTCTTCTCGGACGGGAAGAGGTCCGACCGCGAGATTGTCGCGCCGGTTCGAAGCGCCTTCGCGCTGGCGATGACGTCGGGTTCGATGGGGTAGTGGTCGGACGCCCACATCTCGCCCGTGCGACCCACGCCGGACTGGATTTCGTCGACGACGAGCGGGATGTCGTACGTCTCGCACACGTCGTCGATTTCGGCCATGAATTCGGTGTTCGGGAACCGATAGCCCCCCACTCCCTGAATCGGTTCGATGGTGACGAACGCCACTTCGTCGGGGTTGACGTGGCCGCCTTCCGGTTGGAGCGCGTTCCGTAGCTGTGAGCCGTTCTCGGTGAAAAAGCCACAGTCACAAGCGTCGTCGGTGTCGCCGGACGCCTCGCAGAACGGGACCATCCGAACGCCGCCGATTTCCGGGTAGTGGCGCGTGTACACCTCGTTCGAACGAGTCAATGAGAGGGTCCCGAGCGTTCGTCCGTGAAAACTCCCGTCGAACGTGTAGGCGTACTTGGCGGCGGGCTTGTGGTCGTGGGTTATCTTCATCGCGTTCTCCATGGCCTCGGCCCCGGAGTTCGAGAGGAAGACGGTGTCCATGCCGTACTGACTGGAAACATCGACGAGTTTCTCGACAAGGTGGCTCGACGCGGGGAATTCCGCCGTTTCCGGGTCCGGTCCCGCGCCGAAGTACATGTCCTGTCCGGCGACCTTCATCGGTTCGACGAGCGAGAACTCGCGCAGTTTGTCCAGAATCTTCTCGTTGTTGTAGCCGAGCGGTGCCGCGCCGATGTGGCAGGTAAAATCGAGCAGGACGTTGCCGTCGACGTCGGTGACGAACGGGCCGTCCGCCTCGCCCGTCACGTCCCAGACGAACTCGTGTGAGAACTCGCTCGGCGCGGAGTGCTCGTGATGAAAGTCGATCCACTGCTGTGCGTTCGGACCGGGGAGCGTGGCCACCTCGGGATTCGCCGTGTCCCTATCCATACACAATGTTCGTATATTGCGTTATTAAAACTTGTTGTCGTTGCAGGATTGGACGATGGTTGTCGGTCGGGTGGCCGGTCAGTCGTCGTCTTGACCGGCCACATTCGCCCCGTCCGTCGATTCCTCCCGTACCGTCGGCGCGCCGATGAGTTTCGTGCGGTCCTGGAGGAGGATGCCACCGGATTCCTCCTGGAACGTTTTCACGAGTCCGAGCATGGCGAGCAGACAGACGACGGCGAAGGGTGCACCTGTGATGATGGACGCGGATTGGAGCGCATCGACACCACCGACCACCATGAGAATGGACGCGACTGTCCCCTGAAGCACCGCCCAGAAGATGCGGTTGATAGAGGAGGGGTGTTCCTTTCCGCCGGTCGTTATCATCGACACCGCCAGCGTCGAGGAGTCGGCGGAGGTGACGAAGAACGTCGTCACGAGGATGAGGAACGCGGCGAGGAGAAGCGGTCCGATGACCGGAACCGCGTTGAACAGGACGAATCCAGCGACCGACTCGTCGTACTGGCCGATGGGGCCGAGGATTTGTGCGACGCCCGTGTTCTGCATCGTGACGGCCGTCCCGCCGACGATGATGAACCACGGAACGGTGGCCATCGACGTTGCGCCGATTCCGGCGAACGCGACTTCGCGGACGCTCCGGCCGCGCGAGATGCGGGCGATAAACAACCCTGCGAACGGCGACCACGCGAGGGGCCACAACCAGTAGAAGACGGTCCACTTGTTCACCCACTTGTCATAGCTGTGAGGTTGGGCCGCTTCGGTAAAGAGGCTCATCCTGAAGAAATCGGTGACGAACCGACCGAACGCCTGTGACCCGAGTTCGAGGATGCGGAACGTCGGGCCGAAGATGAGCGTGGCGACCATCACGAGGAAGAACAAAACCATGTTGAAGTTCGACAGCCACCTGATGCCCTTGTTGACCCCGAGTACGAGCGAAGCAGTGAAGATGACCGTCATGCCGGTGATGACTAGAATGGTCCCCACGTCTCCGAGTTCGATACCCCACTGGAAATCGAGTCCTGTGATGAACTGGCTTCCGACGAACCCCAACGACGTGGCGACGCCGCCCAGCGTTGCGAAGACGGCGAGGATGTCGACGGCCTTCCCTATCGGTCCGTCGACGTTGTCGGCACCGAGTATCGGCGTCAACACCGCCGACACCCTGAGCGGGGCGTCGTAGTTGTAGACGAAGTAGCCGATGGCGAGTCCCATCACCGTGAAACACGACCACTGGGTGAGACTCCAGTGGAAAATGGCGTACTGCACCGCGATGGGCATTGCCGCTGCCGACTGGTCCGGAACGTTGTAAAGCGGCGGCACGCTCCCGTAATGAGTGAGCGCCTCGGCGGGTCCCCAGAAGACGATGCCCGCCGCGAGTCCGGCCGAATACATCATGGCGAAGTACGAGAGATAGCTGTACTCGGGTTCTTCGTCGCCCAACCGGAGTTTCCCCCACGGGCCGAAGATGAGGAACGCGAGGAAGAGGACGAAGGCCAACATCACGATGAGGAAGTACCAGTTGAAGTACTCCAGAATCCAGAACTGTATTCCCTCGACGAACTCGTACGAGTCGGCCGGGTTCAACACGAACGCGGCGACGAAGATGAGCGTGACCGCCGCACCGGCCCCGAAGATGGTCGGTTCGATTTCCTCGCGGAACTCGGCGATTGCACCCTGGTCGTCGGAGTTGCTCATTCGAACCCACCCCCCAGCCGTCGGGCCGACGGCTGTGTTTTCGACCCGGTATTCGTCGTCTTCGGTCGCCGAACGGTCATTCCCCCGTCCACGATGGTCAATCCGTCCTTCCCGTAACGGCCGTGTGATTTGTGTCTCATGGATGATAATTGATGGCAATAGCCATGGTGTATGGTGGCATACATAGCATGCATCGTGAATGACGGTGATAAATATTACGGATATTGATGCTAGCGCATACAGTATATGTTTATAAGATTGACGTGAGAACGTTATCTGTGTACGACTACAACAGTTATAAGATATGTGATGGTATAACATGCTTTATGGAAAATGGATGGTGGCCGTTCTCCCAGAAGGAATTCGACAACGGGGCCATTCCCGTTCGAAACTCGCGGTGGTGAAGAGCTAATCGGGGTTACTCCCGTACTTACCGAGGATAAAGCCGGTTTTCTCGCCGTTCCGAATCGGGGCCCGAAAACCGCACCTTCGTAACCCTTAATCGCTGTCGTACACAATTTCCGTTTATGAGTGATGAACCATCCGAGCGCGAGGCGAGATACGACCTCGCCTACTCC contains:
- a CDS encoding amidohydrolase, which encodes MAEPIRDRLADVRREFHRYPEPAWREFYTTHRLVEEIREVGVDELAVGTEAYDSDDRMAVPDAEDIEEWSERARERGADPELLDSMEGGNTGVVAVLNRGSGPTVGLRVDIDGLFIEESTDDDHVPVAEEFSSEGDGTMHACGHDSHMTWGLATLEAIAESDFEGTLVVFFQPAEEVSGGGHPMAESRFADDLDYLFAVHVGLDHPTGEVVAGIERPLAMCHVDVTFEGTSAHAGKAPQDGDNAMQALGTAIQNAYAIPRHEDGMTRVNLGWAEAGTSSNVIADFAHIEAEARGETTELMEYMQSRLNRTLETAAEMHGCDVDIDVRSKSPRADSDPELADVVANVARDADGVESVLPAADFGASEDATFLMRRVQENGGLATYLIVGTDHPTSHHTPTFDVDERSLEIGVDVLVESIRSVPGTEA
- the ilvA gene encoding threonine ammonia-lyase — its product is MNSERTNDQDVYPSADDIVGVNDVNAARTRLDGVIHRTPLDRSTTFAERSGAASVGLKLENMQRTGSFKSRGAYNTMAQLSSSERERGVVASSAGNHAQGVAFAGGLLGIDTTIVVPEVTPSAKIEATRGYGAEVLVEGDIYERSYEHALELADEEGLRFVHPFNDEEIIAGQGTVGLELLDQYPELDTVLVSIGGGGLISGIATVLKAHDPDIRVVGVQPEGAFHAKPSLERDEIHELSGVDTVAEGIADTRLLDKTFAVIRERVDDVVSVSDREMSVAVALLAERAKTVAETAGAAPLAALLSGAVDVTNEHVAVIVSGGNVNLSDHAERTRSGLMRLGRYAEARLSVADWPSGLDALTETLERHGAELEELERARRTDADDPNRTPVTIGVAGGGRDHLSTVFDALDDRDGIAVENGPLDG
- a CDS encoding aminotransferase class III-fold pyridoxal phosphate-dependent enzyme yields the protein MDRDTANPEVATLPGPNAQQWIDFHHEHSAPSEFSHEFVWDVTGEADGPFVTDVDGNVLLDFTCHIGAAPLGYNNEKILDKLREFSLVEPMKVAGQDMYFGAGPDPETAEFPASSHLVEKLVDVSSQYGMDTVFLSNSGAEAMENAMKITHDHKPAAKYAYTFDGSFHGRTLGTLSLTRSNEVYTRHYPEIGGVRMVPFCEASGDTDDACDCGFFTENGSQLRNALQPEGGHVNPDEVAFVTIEPIQGVGGYRFPNTEFMAEIDDVCETYDIPLVVDEIQSGVGRTGEMWASDHYPIEPDVIASAKALRTGATISRSDLFPSEKNRLGSTFGGGDLLASMQGAFTLEAIEEYDLLDNATERGRQAKELLRDGAPAHVDDVRGKGLMLAVEFDTADRRDDVVREALKRGLLTLGCGSKTIRLLPPLDSTEREIELGVGILNEAIEAAGTPSAKPA
- a CDS encoding BCCT family transporter, with amino-acid sequence MSNSDDQGAIAEFREEIEPTIFGAGAAVTLIFVAAFVLNPADSYEFVEGIQFWILEYFNWYFLIVMLAFVLFLAFLIFGPWGKLRLGDEEPEYSYLSYFAMMYSAGLAAGIVFWGPAEALTHYGSVPPLYNVPDQSAAAMPIAVQYAIFHWSLTQWSCFTVMGLAIGYFVYNYDAPLRVSAVLTPILGADNVDGPIGKAVDILAVFATLGGVATSLGFVGSQFITGLDFQWGIELGDVGTILVITGMTVIFTASLVLGVNKGIRWLSNFNMVLFFLVMVATLIFGPTFRILELGSQAFGRFVTDFFRMSLFTEAAQPHSYDKWVNKWTVFYWLWPLAWSPFAGLFIARISRGRSVREVAFAGIGATSMATVPWFIIVGGTAVTMQNTGVAQILGPIGQYDESVAGFVLFNAVPVIGPLLLAAFLILVTTFFVTSADSSTLAVSMITTGGKEHPSSINRIFWAVLQGTVASILMVVGGVDALQSASIITGAPFAVVCLLAMLGLVKTFQEESGGILLQDRTKLIGAPTVREESTDGANVAGQDDD